From Serratia fonticola:
TCACTCTACCCTGAGCGGGCGCAGTACGTTCCCATACACCAAATGTTTGGCCTATTAGCTCAGAATCAAAATTGGTTCCAGGAGCATGGGATCACCACGTTCCACGGGCAGGCGGTTATCCTGGCATTACAGTTCTTCCTGGGCCATAAAGTCTTTGACGACCCACTCTACCCTTGGGTTAAGGTGCATTTTGCTGATAACCCCATTAATCAGGAAGACGTACGGCTCGCTGAGTTGGTGGCCTACACTCAACGACGCATCAGAAAGGAACTATTGATGTTACGTAAGCATTTGGAGGCAAGATAATGTGCGCATCAGATGGAATTATTTTTCCGGGTTTTGAATATAAGCACAAAAATAACAACCCGGGCGACTATATTATCTTGCCCAGCGTAAAAGAGCAGCAAGGTAAGATTACCGCCAGCTGTTTAAAGACGTTGGTGGTGTTTATTGGCGGCGCGATGGACGCAAGTTTTCAGCCCTTGTTAAAGTTTGTTTTTGCTCCTTATGAGAAGAAAAATGGTAGAGATACCAAGGATAACAGTGGCAAGGTTATCACCCAGCGCAAACAGGATGTGGCCTACTCCGAACATGGTGGTGGCAAAGTTCCGCCGCTAATGAAAGAGTGGCATGCTGCCGGACAGAAAGTGGTACTGGTCGGCCATAGTTGGGGTGGAGACCGGGCGATTTTATTGGCGAAGGAAAACCCTGATATCCCTATAGAGCTATTAGTTACGCTTGATCCCGTATCCAGAAAAGGCAAAAGCCCCAAACCCGCCAATGTCAAACGCTGGGATAATATCTACATTGACTATTCGATTGCCGATGGAAGCTCAGCCAATCTAATCGCTCGAACGGGTGGCCCTTGGGAGAGTTGTCCAGGTGCGGATTATAATCAGGCACTAAATGTGTTACCTCGCATGTCCTATACCGGACATGCTAACGCCGAAGAAATGTTTAAGCTGGAGTCAAATAAAGTTGAAAAAATATAACCACATGCTTTTTTTATTACTTTTCACCTCTGGGTGCAAAAGTAACTACGTCTCTTATTTATATATTGACAATCTAACCGAAATGTCAACAGCTTATTGTGAGAGTAACAAGTTATCTGGATGCGATAAATACCGTTTATGCATGAGTGAGCAATATGACACTGTTAAATCTAGAGCACCTTTAGACCTCGCCATGGGCAAGTCTATTATTGTTAGAGAAGTCTTAAATATCGGATCAGAAGATGTTTTTACTCACTTAATCCCTGAAAGCTATGGTCTTTTAGACCCCAAAAAACCCGAACTTAATGATTTAGGCCTAAGCGTTGGCGTAAGCTATTTTATTTACGCCCATAACGCCTGCGCCAGCATCACCGGGGATAAAACTTATAACATCGATAGCTATATGCCACTACTGAGGGAGAAGCTTGGTGTTAAGTAACAGCCTCAAGGGTTTCAGGAACAACGCACGCGACAAAAGTGTTATCTTTGTCGCCGTTGTTTCATAAAGCTTTATTTTTTAATAACGCATTGGTTTATTTAGCTACAAAACAAAAAATTTCACTTTAAAATCAATCCAATAGCTTATTACCCCCCCAGTCAGATAATCCCCTGTTTCGTCTATAATTTATAAAAGCTAAAAATTGGCATCCAAGGTGGGCACTATGGCAGGAAAGATCACCGGTTTGAGAAGCCGCTATCCGCTACATATCCAGATTGCCGCGCTGTTTACCTTGCTGATTGTCTCCATCGGCAGCGTGATCGTGTTTTTTAGCCACAGCCAACTCACCAAACTGACCGAGGCCAGCACCAACCGGCAGTATCAAAAAACCGGGGAGGCCATTGCTGCGGAGCTGGACTCCGTTACCCGCAGCATGAAAATGTCGGTGAATATGCTGGCACGCATGCCAATAATAGAAGCCACCACGCTCGAACAACGCATGGCGTTTATCGGCCCGCTGGTCGAGATACTCAAGCAAAATGATTATGCCAACGCGGTATACAGCGCTTATCCCAACGGCGATTTCTTTATACTGCGCCGCCTCTCCCCTGCCAACCGAGCTTTATTTAATGCGCCGGAAGATGCCCAGTGGCTGGCGCAAAGCTATCGCTTTTTAGAGACCTCACCCCAGGCACAGAATATCTTTTTGGACGGCAAACAGCAGGTTATGGCGATAAAAACCGTGCCGTATAACAATTATGATCCCCGGGAGCGCACCTGGTATCAGTTGGCGGTAAAAACTCAGCAACTGATTACTTCACCGCTCTATACCTTCAAAGGTACCGGCGAGACCGGCTTCACCTACAGCATCCAGGCTGCAGATGGCCATGCCGTGATCGGTTTGGACGTTTCGCTGGCTTCACTTTCGCTGTTTCTTCAACAAAGCCTACCGCCGGATAGCCAGGCGGCGATTATCAACGCTGCCAACGAAACCATCGCCAGCCTGCCTGCGCAAAACTCCAAAAGCCAGGATGGGCTCAACAGCATTGCGCACATCCCGGTGCTGCAAACGTTGCTAGATCCCCATCACGATGCAGGCAACCTATTTACGGCACAAGGGCAGAGCTGGTTTGGGGCCGTTGTGGATCTTAAGGGGCAAAGCCAAGGCTACCAGTTGGTGATTGCCACGCCCTCGGCCTATCTGACCGCCGATGCCAACGCCATCCGCAACCGCTCGACCCTGATCGCCTTTGCGTTGCTGCTGCTCAGCCTGCCGCTGGTCTGGTATTTCTCCCTACGTATTTCCCGGCCGCTGATCCGCCTGCGCCAGGATGCCGATGCCATCAGCAATCTGCATTTTGATGAGCGGGCGGAGGAACGCTCGGTGATTGAAGAAGTGGACGACCTGCACAAAGCCATGTCCAAAATGAAGCTGACGCTCAAGCAGTTTATCTCGATGGGCAGCCTGTTATCCGCCAAGGATAATTTCCCGCAGCAGATGCAGGGCTTGCTCAATGAAACTGGCAAAATCGCGGCCATGAGCGGCGGCATTATTCTCCTGTCAGACAAAACGCCCGGCTGCTTTTCCCCCATAGCCTGCAACTGGGCTGGAAAAGAGGTGGCCAGTTCGGAGGTAGCATCTTTACTGTTTGATCCACTGAAACCCAGCGCGTTTTGGCAGGTCCTGGAAGGGAAAACCGTTGCCGGAGTCTTTACTGACGAGAATATCCCCGACCAACTGCTTACGGTCTTTGGCTCCCATTTGCCGCTACGCTACGTGGCCGTCCCGATGCAAACTCATGATAAGCAACTCATGGGGTTCCTGCTGCTGTTTAATCCTGCCGAAGCTGGCGCGGAACATGGGCAAGCCAAAATACAGCTGATTAATGCCCTGGTGGGCAGCTTATCGGTAGCGATAGAGACGCAATATCTGCTGCAAGAGCAAAAGGATCTGATGGGAGCCTTTATTCAATTGATCGCCGGAGCGATCGACGCCAAGAGCGCCTATACCGGTGGCCATTGTCAGCGCGTACCGGTCATTACCAAGATGCTGGCCAAGGCAGCGGTTGAGGCCAAACAAGGGCCGTTCGCCGATTTTACCCTTTCCGCCAATGAGTGGGAGGAACTGCACACCGCCTGCTGGCTGCACGACTGCGGGAAAATCACCACGCCGGAAGCCATAGTGGATAAGGCCACCAAGCTGGAGATGATTTACGACCGTATTCACGAGGTGCGGATGCGCTTTGAGGTGCTGAAACGGGAAAAAGAGGTTAGCTTCCTGCGCAAGCACGCTACGAACCCCGCTACCGAGCAGGAAGAACAACGGTTACGCGATGAGTTGCAGCAGTTGGATGAGGATTTCTATTTTATTGCCCAGTGCAATATCGGTGGCGAATTCCTGTCTGACAGCGCGCTCGCACGTATTCAACAGATTGCACAATATCAATGGACCCGCACTCTGGATGACACCGCAGGCGTGGCCCGGGAAGAATTGGCGCGAAAAAACCGCCGCCCTGCCGTCCCCTTACCTACCCAGGAGCCACTGCTGGCGGATAAAGAAGAACATATCATCTACCGCGATGAGAAAAGCCATCTGCCGGAAAGCTATCACTTCAAACTCAAGGAGCCGACCTTGCTCTATAACCACGGGGAGATTTACAACCTGGGCATTCGAAGGGGCACCCTGAGTGAGGAAGAGCGCTATAAAATCAACGAACACATTATGCAGACTATCATCATGCTGGAAAAACTGCCGTTCCCACGCACTATGGCCAACGTGGCGGTGATTGCCGGTGGCCATCATGAACGCATGGATGGCAAAGGCTATCCGTACCAGTTGACCCACCTGCAGATGAGCATTCCGGTGCGTATGATGGCGATCGCCGACGTGTTTGAAGCCCTGACGGCGGCCGATCGGCCTTATAAACCGGGCAAGCTGTTATCTGAGGCACTCAATATTCTGGTCAGCATGGCGAATGAACATCATCTGGACCGCGAATTGATGATCCTGTTCCTGGAGTCTGGTATTTGGCATGACTACGCCCTGAGCTATCTGCAAGCCGATAAAATAGACACCGTCGATATTCCTGCACTGTTACGCAAACTCGAAATACCCGATTGCCAACCGACGAACTGATACCCAACAGTTTTGCAGCCCCTCACCCCAGCCCTCTCCCAAAGGGAGAGGGGGCCAAACGTGCCACAGATTAACATCCGCGCCTGACTTCAGCTCCGTATACGCTGGGGTTGGAAGGGGTACTCAACGTGCAGCAAATTAGCTCCGGTACCTGACCACGGCGCCCTGCCAGCCCCCTCTCCTTTTTGGGGAGAGGGGAAAATATCAGAAGCCGTTATTTTTTCTGCCGTTGCGCCTCAAACCACACGCCGCATTGGGAGAAGAGCAGCGTATTACGATCTTTCACCAACACGTTATCACCGGGAACGCCTTCAGTCCCTTGATCGGTGATCCCCGGTACGGTGACATCCTGATGCTGAATGATGACTCGCTGCACCGAAGGCGTACTGATGCCCAAAGTCGGGAAATCGACGTACCAATTATCGCCCGAGTTGTCTTCCACAAACTCTTGCGCCTCTACCGTGGTGGTAGTCGCCCCCTGATTGCTCAGTTGCTGTTCATGCCAGGTAAAACCGTCTGCTTTATAGTTGATACTATTACCGACCAACTGCTGTGCCTGCTTTTCATCCCAGCAGCTCACGGTCTGGGTGGGAATGATCTTGGTCACGCTCCAGTTGCCGATTAACGCCGATGGGATCGGGTCTGGGGCGTTTTGTGCTGCCCAAGCGGCGGGAAATGACAGCACCAACAGCGCAGCCAATGGTACGATTCTTTTACTCAGGGCGGGGAATTGCATGGTACGGCTCCTTAGAGTGCTGCAAGTCTATCAATTACAGTGACCAATCTGGCTATGACTTTACCTAAGCCATTGGCCTTTCAGCAAGCGGTGTTAACGCGCAATTAATGGCCACCAGCGTTGTTCATCATCCCGCTGCTGCCACTGCGTCTCCCCACAGAGTGCCAAACGCCGATCTTCCAGGTAACGATATTCGCGGCGAGCCGCTTCCAGCAGGCTAAAATCCAGCTCCGCCTGCATTATTCCCGGCTCGCGCCCCAGGCTGGCCACCTCACGCCCCAGAGGATCGACAACCAGGCTTTCCCCGGCAAACTGCATCCCACATCCATGCCCGGCGCGGTTGGCCATCGCCACAAACATCTGATTATCCTGAGCGCGAGCCAGCAAAGCGTTACGATGCACATGACCATAGGGATCCATATTGCCATCGGTAACCAGCAACAAATCACAACCCATCAGGGCCAACGCTCGTGATGCCTCTGGGAATTCGATGTCGTAGCAGATCAGTAAACCAACACGCCGCCCACGCCACAGCCCGCAGACCAGGCGATCGCCCGCTTGTGCTTCGACGCGTTCGTTGGTCCATAAATGGCTTTTGCGATAATGCAGATAGATGCCCTGCTCCGGTGTGATCAGCACCGAGCTGTTGAACAACTGCGCACCATCCTGCTCAAGAAAACCCACTGCGACGGCAATACCCGTACGCTGACTTGCCGCTACCACTTGCGCGAGTTCCGGGCCTTGCAGTTGCAGCGCGTAGTCCGTATTGCCGTCAGGATGGGTAAAGCCGGTAAGCTGCGTTTCTGGCAACACCAACAGGTCGGTTTGGCCGCTGCAACGTTCAATTTGCGCCAGCACGGCGGCCAGGTTATGGGCAATGTCCCCTTCACGGCAGGTAAATTGGGCCAAGGTTATCCGCATTGATTACTCCTTTTATGTCGAACAGTGTTTTTACCTGTTATCGCCACTGGCTGGCAAGCCACTGTTAACGGAGATCATCAATAAACGGCAGCGTTATTCCTCCGGATGATAG
This genomic window contains:
- a CDS encoding alpha/beta hydrolase, whose translation is MCASDGIIFPGFEYKHKNNNPGDYIILPSVKEQQGKITASCLKTLVVFIGGAMDASFQPLLKFVFAPYEKKNGRDTKDNSGKVITQRKQDVAYSEHGGGKVPPLMKEWHAAGQKVVLVGHSWGGDRAILLAKENPDIPIELLVTLDPVSRKGKSPKPANVKRWDNIYIDYSIADGSSANLIARTGGPWESCPGADYNQALNVLPRMSYTGHANAEEMFKLESNKVEKI
- a CDS encoding HD domain-containing phosphohydrolase, which translates into the protein MAGKITGLRSRYPLHIQIAALFTLLIVSIGSVIVFFSHSQLTKLTEASTNRQYQKTGEAIAAELDSVTRSMKMSVNMLARMPIIEATTLEQRMAFIGPLVEILKQNDYANAVYSAYPNGDFFILRRLSPANRALFNAPEDAQWLAQSYRFLETSPQAQNIFLDGKQQVMAIKTVPYNNYDPRERTWYQLAVKTQQLITSPLYTFKGTGETGFTYSIQAADGHAVIGLDVSLASLSLFLQQSLPPDSQAAIINAANETIASLPAQNSKSQDGLNSIAHIPVLQTLLDPHHDAGNLFTAQGQSWFGAVVDLKGQSQGYQLVIATPSAYLTADANAIRNRSTLIAFALLLLSLPLVWYFSLRISRPLIRLRQDADAISNLHFDERAEERSVIEEVDDLHKAMSKMKLTLKQFISMGSLLSAKDNFPQQMQGLLNETGKIAAMSGGIILLSDKTPGCFSPIACNWAGKEVASSEVASLLFDPLKPSAFWQVLEGKTVAGVFTDENIPDQLLTVFGSHLPLRYVAVPMQTHDKQLMGFLLLFNPAEAGAEHGQAKIQLINALVGSLSVAIETQYLLQEQKDLMGAFIQLIAGAIDAKSAYTGGHCQRVPVITKMLAKAAVEAKQGPFADFTLSANEWEELHTACWLHDCGKITTPEAIVDKATKLEMIYDRIHEVRMRFEVLKREKEVSFLRKHATNPATEQEEQRLRDELQQLDEDFYFIAQCNIGGEFLSDSALARIQQIAQYQWTRTLDDTAGVAREELARKNRRPAVPLPTQEPLLADKEEHIIYRDEKSHLPESYHFKLKEPTLLYNHGEIYNLGIRRGTLSEEERYKINEHIMQTIIMLEKLPFPRTMANVAVIAGGHHERMDGKGYPYQLTHLQMSIPVRMMAIADVFEALTAADRPYKPGKLLSEALNILVSMANEHHLDRELMILFLESGIWHDYALSYLQADKIDTVDIPALLRKLEIPDCQPTN
- a CDS encoding carbon-nitrogen hydrolase family protein produces the protein MRITLAQFTCREGDIAHNLAAVLAQIERCSGQTDLLVLPETQLTGFTHPDGNTDYALQLQGPELAQVVAASQRTGIAVAVGFLEQDGAQLFNSSVLITPEQGIYLHYRKSHLWTNERVEAQAGDRLVCGLWRGRRVGLLICYDIEFPEASRALALMGCDLLLVTDGNMDPYGHVHRNALLARAQDNQMFVAMANRAGHGCGMQFAGESLVVDPLGREVASLGREPGIMQAELDFSLLEAARREYRYLEDRRLALCGETQWQQRDDEQRWWPLIAR